From the genome of bacterium:
CATGTTACGCCACCATCTGTGCTCATCTCGACTATGCCACCATCCCATGCATAGCCTGAGTGCCTGCTATCGAGCTCCGCATCCATCCAATGGTAGAATGAGAGAGTATCGTCACCCGAGACATATATGTAAGGCGTCTCGAGTGCAGCATCAACTCTATCGCTATAATCCCTTCTTCCAGTTCCGCCGCACTTATAACTCAGGCTGTCAGAATGTGCCCTCGAGTCTTCAATATGCCACTCATCTAAATAACCACTGCGAATGCTATAATGTCTGTAGTCTAATGCGCCAGTTTCGAAGTCCTCTAAATAATCACGCTGAACAACGAAAGAATACCAGCTCGTCGCAGATGGTGAATAGGCTGTATTCGAAGCTGATGAATTATCAACAGCACGAATTCTATACTCGATAGTATCACCAATTCTGGGAATGCTACCGAATCTTGCCGTCCATATGTCAAGCGAATCATTGTATATGAATGTGACCTGCGGCTGAGGAACCCCATTGTATCTGTATTCGAGCACCACTTCTCGCAGTGAACCGTTGTCAGTAACACGGGCTGCGACAAGAGGTGACCAGGCTGCCACTGATGCTCTTGTTATTGGTGTGTGGTTGATTTGCGGTGCAATAGTATCTCGCGCAACCCGGAACACATAAAAGTTAGCGGGAGCACCTACCGGCGAGTAAACATTGTAGCCTGAAGGAGCGTGTGCATAGAGATAGTAATGAACTATTGAACCAAACCTTTGAGCTGGTATTTCGCCCACCCATTCGCTGCCTGAACGGCGCAGTGTGTCGCAATGCCACGGTGACCAGTTAACTCTGTAACAAATAGCAGTGGAGTCAAGTCCTACCACTGTGAATATTCTGACTCTTACCTCATATGTCCCCACTGTATCCTCGCGGTCTCCGAGAGGTGTGTGGTCTATGGATAGAATTTCTGATGGTCCTATACCGTGGTTATGGTAACCTGTGTATATCTGCGCTGCATGAGGAGTGCCGTTGGTCAGGTCGTGGTCATCGTCGTCTATGACAAGCATTTCGTTAAGATAGCGTTCAAAAGTGTTAGCGTGTCCCAGAAGTGCAGCAAGATGAACGAGAGTATCAGTGTATCCAGCTCCAAGAACTCTTCTTATATCCCACCAAGCGCCCGATATTATCTGACTGTCGCGGTGTGGCTCGCCTACCATGTCAGTCGGGTATCTCTTGGAATTGTTCAGATTTCTCATCGCTGCTGTAGGCGATGCTTTAAAAGCTCTGTCACCCATCCGTGAGTCGTTAAGAAAACTGCACGGGAAGTAGTCGGAACGCCCCTCATTTATCGCGCCACCTTGACCTGAATAAGGCAAAGTTCCAGCTGGATAAACCCGCGCTGTAACCAGATGAGTGTATTCGTGGTAAATGACATCCGCGAACAACGCGAGGTTATAAAGGCTGCTGCCCTCTCGCCCGAAGTGAATCCCCATGCCATCCGAATAGGCGTTATCGGTAACCCTTGAATCGTTTGCCTCGGCTGATACTCTATAGTCCATGCCATTGTAACCAAGGAAATATTTATAATAATTATGAATTCTATTCACATGATAGTAGAGGTTCACTTGCTCTATGTACATTGGCGGGGCAGTCCAGCATACATCGAATGAAGCGCCGATAATAGTTGTGTCAATGCTTCGCACTGTATGTGCATCATCTGAAACTATGCAGTATCTCCCTCTTAAAGCAGTGAAAAAAGTGTGTGAACCACTGCTGCTACCACCTACGGTGTAGTATCCGCTGCTGTCTGAATAGCCTACTCTGCCATCGACCACTATGTATTCATATGGAAAACCGGCCACATGCACTGAGTCGTCGCGATGCTCAGGGAGATATTGTCCCGTTATCCTTCCGCTTACAGTGGGTAATTGGTTTTCCGCGCGCAGTATTTCGCCCGTTTGAGCATCAACCCAGACCCAATAAAGCGCGACAGGGTTCTCTATTTTGATTGTAAGCCACCATATGTATCTTCCGCTGTATTTTTTCCCGTCGCACAATATTCCAACAGCTTTTCGGCATTCCCTGATTTCGTATTGGGTTACTCCAAGGAAATTAATGGCTCTATTTATTGCCTGTTGCGATGTCAGCGAAAATCCGCCGGTGGGTTTTTCTATCGGCTTTATATCGCTGTGAACGAGAAACACTTTTCCATTCTCGTCAATTCTCAGTTCAAGATTGTTTCCGATTGCCTTTATGCCGTCATAAGCCTGCGCAAGTGTCACATACCATGTCCCTTTAAACTTTTCCGCTCTCTCCGGAATCAAATTGTTTGCGGAAATGCCTATAAGGGATTTGAACTCTTTCACAAATTCTATCGCGGCTCGTTTTGCGTCCTCCGGGCTATTAACCGACCTCACGCCAGTCTGTATCGGCTTCGGAATGAGCATAGATATATTCCCACCTATCGGGTCAACCTTTGCCCTGATGAAATCCACATCTACAGGAAGTTCCTCGACAACCTTGGGTTCAGGATATATTACCTGCTTTTCTGGTAAGTTCGGAGTGTATTCAACGAGCCCGAAACTAAGGCTTGCGGCAATCAAGGCAACCAGCAAAATGGTTAAACGCATAACTCCTCCCATTTTAGTTAAACTGGTTGCCAATGTCCTATTTTCACCTCCTTTTCTTACAAGAATTTTATGATATGTGCGAATTTACGCAACTAAAAAATAATTTTTTCTTATTTTAAATCACACTAATTCTTAAGGGTATTTAACACCTAAGATTTTTCGATAATATATAGCTGCAAAGCCTATTGCCAATACCAATGGGATAAGCATTGTGGGTTCGTAAAATATTGTCGTTATCGCAAGAACTAAGACGGCGATTTTATTGGCTCTTTCAATTTTTGCTTTTTTGATGCTCTCGTCCGCAAGTGCGCCAGCGTAAAATGGGGTAGCTATAATAGCGGCAAGAAATAATGCCGGCTCTCTTGCTATCACAGCCAAAATCAAGGAAATCAAAAGTCCCAGCAGTCCAAAAGCCCCTGACTTTCTTAATCCAAATTTTACCGCTATGGTCTCTTTGCCGAATTTCCTGTCGCCCTCTGTGTCCAGAAGCGTTGTGAAAATGTAAACTGTCGCGAATGCTGAGGCGAAAGCGATACATTTAAGAATCGCGAGTATGCTGAATTTGCATTCCTCGCATTGAGGAAGCGCATAAAAATATCCCAGCAAGAACACCAGCGCACCATGACCAACGCCGTTCGCGATTAGTGCGTGAAGCCATCTATCTTTGAGTTTCAATGGCGGTGCCGAGTAAGCTATTCCAAGGAGGACGCAAATAACAGTAAGTATTGCGATCGCTGGGCTTTCGAAAATGCCGATAACAAGTGCACCGACAAAGCCCGAGATGGTTATGAACCAAGCCATGAAAGGCGAGATTAAGCCCATAGCCAGTGGAAGGTGTTTTTCGTTCTCTCGGTCAGCGACTTTGTCGAAAATCTGATTTATGCCGTATATGCCTATACCGAGGAAAGTTGCGAGTAGAATTAATTCCCAATGGTTTTTTGCACCGCGGTTCCCACCACCTGCCCAGAAGCCGAGAATGGCAGCAGTCCATATAGGTATCAGAAGCAATGGACGAGTGAACGCTATGTGGTGAGCAAGGGTCTTTATAGTGTTGGATGATTTTTTATTGTCTGAGTGCATAGACATTCATTCAAAAATAATTTAATTTAAATTCCTCGCAAGCTTCATTATATTTATTCGTAAAGTATTGAGTGAGGGGATAAAATGAGAAGTTTAGTTATCGCTATTTTGTTTGCCGAAATAGCTTTTGCTCATCCCATTGATGTCACATACGACTCAAATCCTCGTCCCACAGTCTCCGATTTCACCAGATACGACATAATCTGGTATGGAATACATTTGCAGATTAAAAGACCATACGAGAGGTTGGACTCCGCGATGGTGGAAATAAAAGCAATCATGTATGATACTTCCGAAACTGAAATGCTTTTTGATGTTGATGGCATAATCTGCGACAGCGTGATTTTGCGTAGCGCAGGTGTTGAAACTCTTTGCTCGCATAGAATTTCGTCGGGAACGCTTTTCGTTAATCTTCCCCTAAGCTTTCATTCTGGTGATACGCTTGACCTAAAAATATACTACCATGTTACTCCTGACGGCGGATATTATGTCGGTAGAAACATCCATGGCGACACCGTTATCTTTACACTGTCGTGGCCCTCGAATGCCCGTTGCTGGTTTCCATGCGTTGACCATCCCAGAGATAAAGCTTTGGCAACACTTTACATTACTGCGCCCGAAAGCCTTGTGGTGTTTGCTAATGGCGCAAGGACTTCCGCTGATACAGTAGGTGATTTTGTAACACACATATTCGAAATGAACTATCCGATATGCACATATAACATTTGCTTTGCAACTGGTAATTACTCGTTCTGGTCTGACACATCCTCGTCTGGATTTCCGATATGGTATTTTTCCTATCCCGTGGATTCATCGCGAGCGTATCGCGATTGGGGAAGAACTGCTGAAATACTCGATACATTCGAGGTTTATTTTGGTGATTACCCCTTCGGGAGGTATGGCAGTGCACAGGTTCCCATTGGATTTGGTGGTATGGAACATCAAACTATGACATTTATAGGTGATAGATTGATAACTGGCACTCGTGCTTACGAGGCTGTTTATGCTCATGAACTTTCACATAGCTGGTTCGGGAATTCTGTTGGTCTTGCTGATTGGCGCGATTTCTGGCTTAATGAGGGATTCGCGGTATTTTCCGAGATGCTTTATGTGGAAAAATTTTTTGGCGCTGATTCAGCGAGGAATTATCGAAAGTGGATTCATCTGCGCTTTAGAAGCTCTGGCGAGAACTTCCCCATGTATGACCCCGATGTTTATCTTTCAAGCACATGCTACCTTAAAGGTGGTTCAGTTGTTCATATGCTCAGGTTTTTGCTTGGTGATTCAAGTTTTTTTGAGGCTGTGCGAGAATACACGACAAGGTTTCGATACAAAACCGTTGTCACTGATACTCTTAAGGCGGTGATGGAACGCCATTATGGTCATCCCCTCGATTGGTTTTTCGATCAATGGGTTTACGATAGAGGGTATCCCTATTTCTACTATTGGCATCAAAGCTGGCATTACGGCGATTCGTTTTTTACCGTCCTTGGAATTGAACAAAGAAATCCGTGGGGTCCTGATGCTTTTGTGACTCCACTCGAGGTAGCCCTTTACGCTGGACCAGAAGTCATTTATGACACATTGTGGATTGATTCAACTTACAATGAATTTCATTATATAACGGCAGATTCAGTAAGAAGAGTATCCATCGACCCCAATGAGCACATTCTACTTCGTGCCTTCAGGTTAGTAGGAATAAGCGAAAGAAGCATTGCTGGTAAATCGGATAATTTGCGCATTACTTATTCGAATAGCAAACTGCGAATTGTTTCGCCATCGAAAGGAATTGTAAGGGTTTATGACATCAGCGGGAGGATTGTTGCACAGGGTCAGGTGGGGTGTGGTGACAAAGCCTTTGAATTCGATGCTAACCTTTCCAATGGGACATATTTTGCTGTGCTTTTAACAAAAGATGGAGTCGCAACCAAGAGGTTTGTTGTGGTAAAATGAAAAGAGCTATTGCCTTAATAATTTTACTTCTGTTTTGCTGTTCAAGAGCTGAGATGACGGATTCACCGTTGCATTCGGTTCATAAAGAGCACGAAAAAATTTTTTCTGATTCGCTTTTTCCGTCGGATGCCACTGTGCCAATGCCTATTTCAAGCGGAAGACTTAGCTACATTGTTTACGGTTTTATTCCGTATTGGGAACGGGAATATCGCTGTCCCGATTGGCGCTTGGTTTCAAGGGTTGCTTACTTCTCGTGCACATTGAACAGACTTGGGCAGATAACGGGATGCAGACATTTCAGGGAGTCTCCCGCGATAGACTCCGCAAAAGCAGCTGGCGTTAAAATTGATGTGTGTGTGACGCTTTTCAGCGAGAGCGACATTAATGCTTTGCTGTCAACCCCTGCCTTTAGAAGAAGATGTATAAGCGAAATAATCGATACTATGCTCGCTTTTGGCGCTAATGGCGTGAACATCGACTTTGAGTTTCCTGGTTATGGCTACGGCGGATACTTTCTCGATTTTGCGCGTGAGTTCCGTGAAAGCCTTGATGCAGGAGCACCCGACGCGTGGCTTTCGGTGGCCCCCCCCGCTGGGGATTGGCGTTCAACATTCTGGACAGATTCGCTAAGAAATTTTTTCGATGCATTCTTTGTGATGTGTTACGGTTACCACTGGCGGACATCTCCCTCAACTGGTCCTATTGACCCTCTTGATGACCCGACCGAGTTTTATGATATTGCCTACTCGATTTACCATTACAAGACTCAAAGTGGCGCGTCGGGTAAGATAATTCTTGGTTTACCTCTTTATGGTTACGATTGGGCATGTAACGACTCGATTCGCGGTGCATCAACCATAGGAACTGGTACTGCAGTCGTTTATGCGACAGCGATAGCACGCGCAGAATCCATAGGGAAATTATGGGATGATAACGCCTCATCACCTTGGTATCGTTACAGAACCACTACCTGGCATCAGTGTTGGTTTTCTGATTCGATGTCACTTGATATGAGGTTTGAATTCGCGATTGACGAAAGTCTTATGGGCGTAGGATTCTGGGCTCTCGGCTATGACCGGGGTAGTCATTCCCTATGGAATGCGATAAGAAATCGTTTCTGGACTGGCGATAATGTGGCACGGGGGCATATACTTCGACCGGAGCTTAAAATAGTTGTTTCACCTAACCCGTTTAATAGTGCATGTGAAATAAATATTTCCCATGTGCCAAAAAGTGCATTTGCAAAAATTATCTCCCCGGATGGAAGGGTGGTTTTTCGTAAAATGATTACCGAAAGTTCGGGTCGCTTTATTTGGAATCCATCTGGATTGCCTGCGGGAGTATATCTGCTTGAGGTGATGGCGGATGGTAATGTATTTATGAAAAAAATCATTTATCTGCGATAATCTCGTTGGTGTGCGAAGGAGGAATCTGGCGATTTTAATACTTTGAATCTTTGAGTTTTGATGAGCATGAGAGAGTTTCCTAAAGTATCAATAGTTATATCGCACGGAATGAGGAGCGTTATCTTGGCGAGTG
Proteins encoded in this window:
- a CDS encoding T9SS type A sorting domain-containing protein; this encodes MKRAIALIILLLFCCSRAEMTDSPLHSVHKEHEKIFSDSLFPSDATVPMPISSGRLSYIVYGFIPYWEREYRCPDWRLVSRVAYFSCTLNRLGQITGCRHFRESPAIDSAKAAGVKIDVCVTLFSESDINALLSTPAFRRRCISEIIDTMLAFGANGVNIDFEFPGYGYGGYFLDFAREFRESLDAGAPDAWLSVAPPAGDWRSTFWTDSLRNFFDAFFVMCYGYHWRTSPSTGPIDPLDDPTEFYDIAYSIYHYKTQSGASGKIILGLPLYGYDWACNDSIRGASTIGTGTAVVYATAIARAESIGKLWDDNASSPWYRYRTTTWHQCWFSDSMSLDMRFEFAIDESLMGVGFWALGYDRGSHSLWNAIRNRFWTGDNVARGHILRPELKIVVSPNPFNSACEINISHVPKSAFAKIISPDGRVVFRKMITESSGRFIWNPSGLPAGVYLLEVMADGNVFMKKIIYLR
- a CDS encoding T9SS type A sorting domain-containing protein, encoding MRSLVIAILFAEIAFAHPIDVTYDSNPRPTVSDFTRYDIIWYGIHLQIKRPYERLDSAMVEIKAIMYDTSETEMLFDVDGIICDSVILRSAGVETLCSHRISSGTLFVNLPLSFHSGDTLDLKIYYHVTPDGGYYVGRNIHGDTVIFTLSWPSNARCWFPCVDHPRDKALATLYITAPESLVVFANGARTSADTVGDFVTHIFEMNYPICTYNICFATGNYSFWSDTSSSGFPIWYFSYPVDSSRAYRDWGRTAEILDTFEVYFGDYPFGRYGSAQVPIGFGGMEHQTMTFIGDRLITGTRAYEAVYAHELSHSWFGNSVGLADWRDFWLNEGFAVFSEMLYVEKFFGADSARNYRKWIHLRFRSSGENFPMYDPDVYLSSTCYLKGGSVVHMLRFLLGDSSFFEAVREYTTRFRYKTVVTDTLKAVMERHYGHPLDWFFDQWVYDRGYPYFYYWHQSWHYGDSFFTVLGIEQRNPWGPDAFVTPLEVALYAGPEVIYDTLWIDSTYNEFHYITADSVRRVSIDPNEHILLRAFRLVGISERSIAGKSDNLRITYSNSKLRIVSPSKGIVRVYDISGRIVAQGQVGCGDKAFEFDANLSNGTYFAVLLTKDGVATKRFVVVK
- a CDS encoding T9SS type A sorting domain-containing protein, yielding MRLTILLVALIAASLSFGLVEYTPNLPEKQVIYPEPKVVEELPVDVDFIRAKVDPIGGNISMLIPKPIQTGVRSVNSPEDAKRAAIEFVKEFKSLIGISANNLIPERAEKFKGTWYVTLAQAYDGIKAIGNNLELRIDENGKVFLVHSDIKPIEKPTGGFSLTSQQAINRAINFLGVTQYEIRECRKAVGILCDGKKYSGRYIWWLTIKIENPVALYWVWVDAQTGEILRAENQLPTVSGRITGQYLPEHRDDSVHVAGFPYEYIVVDGRVGYSDSSGYYTVGGSSSGSHTFFTALRGRYCIVSDDAHTVRSIDTTIIGASFDVCWTAPPMYIEQVNLYYHVNRIHNYYKYFLGYNGMDYRVSAEANDSRVTDNAYSDGMGIHFGREGSSLYNLALFADVIYHEYTHLVTARVYPAGTLPYSGQGGAINEGRSDYFPCSFLNDSRMGDRAFKASPTAAMRNLNNSKRYPTDMVGEPHRDSQIISGAWWDIRRVLGAGYTDTLVHLAALLGHANTFERYLNEMLVIDDDDHDLTNGTPHAAQIYTGYHNHGIGPSEILSIDHTPLGDREDTVGTYEVRVRIFTVVGLDSTAICYRVNWSPWHCDTLRRSGSEWVGEIPAQRFGSIVHYYLYAHAPSGYNVYSPVGAPANFYVFRVARDTIAPQINHTPITRASVAAWSPLVAARVTDNGSLREVVLEYRYNGVPQPQVTFIYNDSLDIWTARFGSIPRIGDTIEYRIRAVDNSSASNTAYSPSATSWYSFVVQRDYLEDFETGALDYRHYSIRSGYLDEWHIEDSRAHSDSLSYKCGGTGRRDYSDRVDAALETPYIYVSGDDTLSFYHWMDAELDSRHSGYAWDGGIVEMSTDGGVTWRQITPIGGYPYRIQNNPVSPFRYNTPCFSTMTGWQRARFALSFTGWVKFRFHFGSDGYVTGEGWYIDDVRTTNYHWTAVLENGKWVPEKLGLSISPNPFNSALKLMIAVPENGKLTVDVVDINGRLVSNIHNAFVEKGFVNLVWRPETLPTGIYFVVARTNSSSAVKKVAFIK
- a CDS encoding UbiA family prenyltransferase → MSMHSDNKKSSNTIKTLAHHIAFTRPLLLIPIWTAAILGFWAGGGNRGAKNHWELILLATFLGIGIYGINQIFDKVADRENEKHLPLAMGLISPFMAWFITISGFVGALVIGIFESPAIAILTVICVLLGIAYSAPPLKLKDRWLHALIANGVGHGALVFLLGYFYALPQCEECKFSILAILKCIAFASAFATVYIFTTLLDTEGDRKFGKETIAVKFGLRKSGAFGLLGLLISLILAVIAREPALFLAAIIATPFYAGALADESIKKAKIERANKIAVLVLAITTIFYEPTMLIPLVLAIGFAAIYYRKILGVKYP